A stretch of Geobacter sp. DNA encodes these proteins:
- a CDS encoding PilT/PilU family type 4a pilus ATPase — protein sequence MDARTLNQILEIAFQRKVSDLHFEVDNPPFFRGKGQLIRSKLPNLTSEDTAFIASQIMEQNGRQLGSDLREFDASYALSSGGRFRVSIFRQRGNYGVVMRVIPPHIGTFEELNLPPVLSEIAQAPNGLILVTGPTGNGKSTTLASMIRYINEHQSFNIITIEDPIEFLFSSQKSCIVQREVGIDTDSFNAALKAALRMDPDVIMVGEMRDKETIDACIKAAETGHLVFSTLHTQGAVSTINRMVGNFPPESQEIIRQRLADILVAIVSLRLVIDKTGECILPVVEVMRSTTTIRACIREGRLDEIEKHIENGSSQYQMQTLDQHLLQLYKSERITMEDAKRLTHSMDFERKLMFD from the coding sequence ATGGATGCCAGAACCCTGAATCAGATACTGGAGATCGCCTTCCAGAGAAAAGTGTCGGACCTTCATTTCGAAGTGGACAACCCGCCTTTTTTCCGGGGCAAGGGCCAGCTCATCCGCTCGAAACTGCCGAACCTGACCAGCGAAGATACCGCGTTCATCGCCTCCCAGATCATGGAACAGAACGGCCGGCAGCTGGGCAGCGACCTGCGGGAATTCGACGCCTCCTATGCCCTCTCCAGCGGCGGACGCTTCAGGGTCAGCATCTTCCGCCAGCGTGGCAATTACGGGGTAGTGATGCGCGTCATCCCCCCCCACATCGGCACCTTCGAGGAGCTGAACCTGCCGCCGGTCCTGAGCGAGATCGCCCAGGCACCCAACGGCCTGATCCTCGTCACCGGCCCCACCGGCAACGGGAAATCCACCACCCTTGCCTCCATGATCCGCTACATCAATGAACACCAGAGCTTCAACATCATCACTATCGAGGACCCGATTGAATTCCTCTTCTCCTCCCAGAAAAGCTGCATCGTGCAACGGGAGGTGGGGATCGATACCGACAGCTTCAACGCCGCGTTGAAAGCCGCTCTGCGCATGGACCCGGACGTCATCATGGTCGGCGAAATGCGCGACAAGGAAACCATCGACGCCTGTATCAAGGCGGCTGAAACCGGGCACCTGGTTTTTTCTACCCTGCACACCCAGGGTGCGGTATCAACCATCAACCGCATGGTCGGAAACTTTCCACCGGAATCCCAGGAGATCATCCGGCAGAGGCTGGCTGACATTCTCGTGGCTATCGTCTCTCTGCGCCTGGTGATCGACAAGACCGGGGAATGCATCCTGCCGGTGGTCGAGGTAATGCGCTCCACTACCACTATCCGGGCCTGTATTCGCGAGGGGCGGCTGGACGAGATCGAAAAGCATATCGAAAACGGCAGCTCCCAGTACCAGATGCAGACCCTGGACCAGCACCTGCTGCAGCTGTACAAATCGGAACGGATCACCATGGAGGATGCCAAGCGACTCACCCACTCCATGGATTTCGAGCGGAAGCTGATGTTCGACTGA
- a CDS encoding DUF2219 family protein — translation MQTVLTCCIPKRSLWLRCCIRFLAAVVLLAGIAPVSLHADELPSRQSPSAFSFRWENDTFGNTDENYTNGVALALTYPGRGIIGGVWDVMGEVEGSRYSSFDLGQLLFTPTDTSSTVPDPADRPYAGFLYLGTTTFLQRNESLHGFKLAVGVVGPASMGEALQKVAHRALLYRMPQGWDSQIKNEPIVNLHYEYRHRFSFTPRAAAIGVEMIPVAGAALGNFLTEAQAELQLRVGYWLPDDFGTTVLRGIGTLPVATGSNPSHDWGIYAFAGGCASLVAWNITLDGNTLARSPNVDKRIFLPAAEFGATLWTRRFQASFSYVMLGEEFYGQKRREDYGSILLSYVFP, via the coding sequence ATGCAAACTGTTTTGACCTGCTGTATACCCAAACGGAGCTTATGGTTGCGGTGTTGTATCCGCTTCCTGGCGGCCGTGGTTCTTCTGGCAGGCATTGCTCCGGTGTCGCTGCATGCGGATGAGCTTCCGTCAAGGCAAAGCCCGAGTGCCTTTTCCTTTCGCTGGGAGAACGATACCTTTGGCAACACCGACGAAAATTATACCAATGGCGTTGCTCTGGCGTTGACCTATCCGGGCAGAGGCATCATCGGCGGTGTTTGGGATGTCATGGGAGAAGTCGAGGGGAGCAGGTACAGCTCCTTTGATCTTGGTCAGCTTCTCTTTACACCCACCGATACGTCGAGTACGGTGCCTGACCCTGCCGACCGCCCTTACGCGGGGTTTCTCTATCTCGGCACAACAACCTTTCTCCAGCGCAACGAAAGCCTGCACGGCTTCAAACTTGCGGTCGGCGTTGTGGGGCCGGCTTCCATGGGTGAAGCCCTCCAGAAGGTCGCTCACAGGGCGCTCCTCTACAGGATGCCTCAGGGATGGGACTCCCAGATCAAGAACGAGCCGATCGTCAACCTGCACTACGAATATCGCCACCGATTCTCTTTTACGCCACGTGCTGCGGCCATCGGGGTGGAGATGATCCCCGTGGCAGGAGCGGCTCTGGGCAACTTTCTGACCGAGGCACAGGCAGAACTCCAGCTGCGCGTCGGCTACTGGCTGCCGGATGACTTCGGAACCACGGTGTTGCGCGGTATCGGCACCCTGCCAGTCGCCACCGGCAGCAACCCTTCCCATGACTGGGGGATCTATGCGTTTGCCGGCGGCTGTGCAAGCCTGGTTGCCTGGAACATTACCCTTGACGGCAACACCCTTGCCAGAAGCCCAAACGTGGACAAGCGTATCTTCCTGCCAGCGGCTGAGTTCGGCGCAACGCTCTGGACGAGACGGTTCCAGGCGTCGTTCTCGTATGTGATGCTGGGAGAGGAATTCTACGGGCAAAAGCGGAGAGAGGATTACGGGTCGATTCTACTGTCGTACGTTTTCCCCTAG
- a CDS encoding CxxxxCH/CxxCH domain-containing protein, with protein MTMDIQGASVMHFVPITRNFIATLFFSGSLFCMVSMASAEITCTGCHGTLVPADVRPLDASNRDIFTGGFQGNHRTHMDGNATPAVCARCHKGSDIYSTGHRDGMISISPNINNSPLSALYKNMTAAFPQTATPSLRTCTNVNCHFERETPPWGSALFAIPAGCSGCHGAPPAGGDSGRAGSHARHDLYYTGTANCGRCHANHLSEPNPFAHATSAARRMLVIRLHDPSGAPSGAYSGPFDDYLPKSGTRDYFGTCSNTYCHSDGAAVVTGAVTPNITPAWGTTGPLACNGCHGYPPEYATGSPKANSHPIHVAHTLSDCSICHYGTTATGDSITDKSKHVNSVYELQPKPGYTFTYTYSPGGGSCSAISCHGDAQWGAGGSVSGDGCGSCHGHSAGYEYEPGKFSQGKGTWKSHATHTQNDGGNVKGPNIACDGCHDTASFPNFKSGIDSNGDGRYSLTETDVCNTCHSPGGSYEGVNDAAFGAKNNWTFGVYSGSLLKSGKEKWCATCHDETPSVIGGISAPNVIGNESGAYPYGTGWGYYKTGHGLSSSASIPASSGTVTGPAAACSACHNLEMPHIDGTARTYVYTAVIGANNDYQHGYRLKSINGGLSMNIPRNNGCDSDVKANDFALCLSCHASEAFVGSNTNTNFRNDSSGVNAHYYHLAIKYSCGPGPKFASDWRSHAYDSQVSCITCHNVHGSTQLSMVRDGKLVNKEPGLQVAYYNSTVSYQCSGPSPYPPTPADVTLSNSTGTVWNAKDAKNLCAGCHGSCGFNMRYMRTLVDVVP; from the coding sequence ATGACCATGGATATTCAAGGAGCCTCAGTGATGCATTTCGTACCAATAACCCGCAATTTCATAGCTACCCTGTTTTTTTCAGGTTCACTTTTCTGCATGGTCAGTATGGCTTCAGCGGAAATAACGTGCACCGGTTGCCATGGGACTCTGGTCCCTGCGGATGTCCGGCCACTCGATGCCTCCAACAGGGATATTTTCACCGGCGGGTTTCAGGGCAATCACCGGACCCATATGGATGGCAACGCTACACCGGCAGTCTGTGCGCGATGCCACAAGGGAAGCGACATCTATTCGACCGGACACCGTGACGGCATGATCAGCATTTCGCCCAATATCAACAACTCACCACTGTCAGCGCTTTACAAAAACATGACGGCGGCATTCCCCCAGACCGCCACCCCGTCGTTGCGTACCTGTACCAATGTCAATTGCCATTTCGAGCGGGAGACCCCGCCATGGGGAAGCGCACTGTTTGCCATTCCGGCTGGCTGCTCCGGCTGCCACGGCGCGCCGCCGGCCGGAGGCGACAGCGGCAGGGCGGGGAGCCATGCGCGGCATGATCTCTACTACACCGGCACAGCCAATTGCGGCAGATGTCATGCCAACCACCTGAGCGAGCCAAACCCCTTTGCCCATGCCACGAGCGCCGCCAGGCGCATGCTCGTCATCAGACTGCACGATCCGAGCGGCGCTCCCTCCGGCGCCTATTCCGGGCCGTTCGACGACTATCTCCCCAAAAGCGGCACCAGGGACTATTTCGGCACATGTTCCAATACCTACTGCCACAGTGACGGCGCTGCCGTGGTGACCGGCGCGGTTACGCCCAACATCACGCCGGCATGGGGCACCACCGGTCCGCTCGCCTGCAACGGCTGCCATGGCTATCCGCCGGAATACGCCACTGGTTCGCCGAAGGCGAACAGCCATCCGATCCATGTTGCGCACACCCTGAGCGACTGTTCCATCTGCCATTATGGTACGACTGCCACCGGTGATTCCATCACGGACAAAAGCAAGCATGTAAACAGCGTCTATGAACTGCAGCCGAAACCGGGCTATACCTTTACCTATACCTACAGCCCCGGTGGCGGCAGCTGCTCGGCCATCTCCTGCCATGGCGATGCACAATGGGGGGCCGGTGGTTCGGTGAGCGGGGACGGGTGCGGCAGCTGCCACGGCCATTCTGCAGGCTATGAATACGAGCCTGGCAAGTTCAGCCAGGGGAAGGGGACCTGGAAGAGCCACGCCACCCATACCCAGAACGACGGCGGCAATGTAAAAGGGCCGAATATCGCCTGCGACGGCTGTCACGACACTGCCAGCTTCCCGAATTTCAAATCGGGGATCGATAGTAATGGCGATGGAAGGTACAGCCTTACCGAGACTGATGTCTGCAATACCTGTCACAGTCCCGGCGGCAGCTACGAAGGGGTGAACGACGCCGCATTCGGCGCGAAGAACAATTGGACATTCGGGGTTTACAGCGGCAGTCTCCTGAAATCAGGCAAAGAGAAGTGGTGCGCAACCTGCCACGACGAGACCCCTTCGGTCATTGGCGGTATAAGCGCTCCGAACGTCATCGGCAACGAATCCGGTGCGTATCCGTATGGCACGGGTTGGGGTTACTACAAGACCGGCCACGGCCTTTCATCCTCGGCATCCATTCCGGCAAGTAGCGGTACCGTGACCGGACCCGCCGCGGCCTGCTCCGCCTGTCACAACCTTGAGATGCCCCATATTGACGGCACTGCCCGGACATATGTCTATACTGCCGTTATCGGGGCAAATAACGATTATCAACATGGCTACCGGCTCAAATCGATTAACGGCGGCCTTTCCATGAATATCCCGCGGAACAACGGCTGCGACAGCGATGTAAAAGCGAACGATTTTGCTTTATGCCTGAGCTGTCACGCCAGTGAGGCGTTCGTCGGCAGCAACACGAATACCAACTTCAGGAACGATTCGTCCGGCGTCAATGCTCACTATTACCATCTGGCCATCAAATACAGTTGCGGCCCCGGCCCGAAATTCGCCTCGGACTGGAGATCGCACGCCTACGACAGCCAGGTAAGTTGTATCACCTGCCACAACGTTCACGGATCGACCCAGCTCTCCATGGTCCGCGATGGGAAACTGGTCAACAAAGAGCCTGGGCTGCAGGTCGCATACTATAATTCGACCGTGTCATATCAATGCAGCGGACCTTCACCCTATCCCCCCACGCCGGCGGATGTCACGCTCTCCAATAGCACGGGCACGGTCTGGAACGCCAAAGATGCGAAAAACCTTTGTGCTGGTTGTCATGGTAGTTGCGGGTTCAATATGCGCTACATGAGAACGCTGGTCGACGTCGTACCGTAA
- a CDS encoding PAS domain S-box protein, with protein sequence MHTSNNGKERLAVVRIVATYALFGALWIYLSDSILGWMVQSTDIMTRIAVFKGLLFIILTAVLLYFLISRYAQRLRRAEESLREREELYRNFTQLTSDYVYSCTRNEGEPYRVHWMGGAVEAISGYSQEEIIARGCWLPLVHSDDLQRVSANLMTLRPGMTLTDEFRIVTKNGGIRWVHESSRCEAGSAPGALLLFGTSQDITSRKRAELAVRESEENLKTLMELMPVGVSWANADGRVEYLNRHFVERFGYSLGDIPTVEEWFSQAYPDPDYRQMIVAEWRSAIDEAKKCGARVRPVEARVTCKDGSVRQVIINTQFIQERTLVIMTDITEREHLQNELLKAQKIESLGVLAGGIAHDFNNILTGILGYISIARMLVDPEHKSRKALTEAEKASLRAAELAHQLLTFARGGEPVKRAVSVAKIVNESVSLVLRGSNVKAVLDLPDQIHPVEADEGQLSQVCNNIIINAIQAMPGGGTLTVRAENVTFAEWNSMALLPGEYVRICFTDEGCGIRAEDLKKIFDPYFTTKPAGTGLGLASVYSIVKRHGGHVEARSSLGEWTTFCIYLPASSMVQPLPESSQPEMVAIRTERCSLLVMDDDATIRELAAEMLTSGGYLVETVSSGEDAITRYRTAQERGTPYAAVIMDLTIPGGMSGKDAAKQILALDPQARLIVSSGYSNDPVMATYGDYGFSAAIAKPYRAQQLLACLQGLLEGRH encoded by the coding sequence ATGCATACCTCAAACAACGGGAAAGAGCGCCTTGCAGTAGTCCGGATCGTTGCGACCTATGCATTGTTCGGCGCACTCTGGATCTATCTTTCTGATTCCATTCTCGGCTGGATGGTGCAGAGCACGGATATCATGACGCGCATAGCCGTGTTCAAGGGGCTGTTATTCATCATCCTGACGGCGGTTTTACTCTATTTCCTCATTTCCCGTTATGCGCAGAGGCTGCGACGTGCAGAAGAGTCGTTGCGCGAACGTGAGGAGCTCTACCGCAATTTTACCCAGTTGACCTCGGATTATGTCTACTCCTGTACCCGCAACGAAGGCGAGCCGTATCGGGTGCACTGGATGGGGGGCGCAGTGGAGGCGATCAGCGGCTATTCACAGGAAGAAATCATTGCCCGGGGATGCTGGCTGCCGCTCGTGCATTCCGATGATCTGCAACGGGTCAGTGCCAATCTCATGACATTGCGTCCGGGCATGACCCTGACCGACGAGTTCCGTATTGTGACGAAGAACGGCGGTATCCGCTGGGTTCACGAGTCGTCGCGTTGTGAAGCAGGGTCTGCCCCCGGTGCATTGCTTCTGTTCGGGACCTCGCAGGATATCACCTCGCGCAAGCGTGCGGAGCTGGCGGTGCGGGAAAGCGAGGAGAATCTCAAGACGCTTATGGAGCTTATGCCGGTGGGGGTCAGTTGGGCCAACGCCGACGGCAGGGTCGAGTATCTCAATCGTCATTTTGTTGAGCGATTCGGTTATTCGCTTGGGGATATCCCAACCGTTGAGGAATGGTTCAGTCAGGCATACCCCGATCCCGATTATCGTCAGATGATTGTTGCTGAGTGGCGAAGTGCCATTGACGAGGCCAAAAAATGCGGTGCAAGGGTGCGCCCCGTTGAGGCACGTGTAACCTGCAAGGATGGATCAGTCAGGCAGGTGATCATCAATACCCAGTTCATCCAGGAGCGGACCCTGGTCATCATGACCGACATCACCGAGCGGGAGCATCTGCAGAATGAGCTGCTTAAAGCGCAGAAGATCGAGTCGCTCGGGGTGCTTGCCGGCGGCATCGCCCATGATTTCAATAACATCCTCACCGGAATACTGGGATATATCTCTATTGCCCGCATGCTAGTCGATCCTGAGCATAAATCACGCAAGGCGTTGACGGAAGCTGAAAAGGCCTCCCTGCGGGCGGCTGAGCTGGCCCACCAGCTACTCACCTTTGCCAGGGGGGGAGAGCCGGTGAAGAGGGCCGTATCCGTTGCAAAGATTGTCAACGAGTCGGTTTCACTGGTTTTGCGCGGGTCGAACGTGAAGGCGGTCCTGGATCTCCCAGATCAGATCCATCCCGTTGAGGCTGACGAAGGGCAGCTTAGCCAAGTTTGCAACAATATTATCATCAATGCGATCCAGGCCATGCCCGGAGGTGGAACCCTGACGGTGCGCGCAGAAAACGTTACGTTTGCCGAATGGAACAGCATGGCGCTTCTTCCGGGCGAATATGTGCGCATCTGCTTCACCGATGAAGGGTGCGGCATCAGAGCGGAAGACCTGAAAAAGATTTTTGACCCCTATTTTACGACCAAGCCGGCTGGCACAGGATTGGGCCTCGCATCGGTCTATTCCATCGTCAAGCGGCACGGTGGCCATGTCGAAGCTCGTTCGAGCCTTGGGGAGTGGACGACATTTTGCATCTATCTGCCGGCGAGCAGCATGGTTCAACCGTTACCGGAGAGCAGCCAGCCCGAGATGGTAGCGATCAGAACGGAGCGCTGTTCGCTGCTTGTCATGGACGACGATGCCACCATCAGGGAGCTTGCCGCGGAGATGCTGACGAGCGGCGGCTATCTCGTCGAGACGGTCAGCAGCGGGGAAGATGCTATTACCCGGTATCGGACTGCTCAGGAGCGTGGCACCCCCTATGCCGCGGTGATCATGGACCTCACCATTCCCGGAGGCATGAGCGGCAAGGATGCGGCAAAGCAGATCCTTGCCCTTGATCCGCAGGCGCGTCTGATCGTGTCGAGCGGCTACTCGAACGATCCTGTCATGGCTACATACGGAGACTATGGGTTTAGCGCCGCCATTGCCAAGCCGTATCGCGCCCAGCAGTTACTGGCATGCCTGCAGGGTTTACTGGAGGGGCGCCATTGA
- a CDS encoding HD domain-containing protein, whose protein sequence is MSEADYKSIPVECIFPGVFPIIALYTRGSAGNYVLYKTGERPFTDVDQQRLERIGTKYLFIQVGDAQAVTGYLEKNLSAFLDNKEISERTKNLILYQTSMDFVAEMLESPQTVSDNLERCRSLVGNLMRHIVSTNCLLEVMKDVASSGLYILSHSVKVAAVTMLVHEKIFNISHDEMLDVGVGAILHDLGMTFISSDILDKPEALSNIEYSTVKTHAQRGYDFLRKHGVFSEVSLAIVRHHHEKWDGSGYPSRLRGDSISRSAQVAGICDIYCALISDRPYRKASSYEEALRIMESESGRSFKKELFEQFRAIVDTQKG, encoded by the coding sequence ATGTCAGAAGCGGATTATAAGTCGATACCGGTGGAATGCATCTTTCCCGGTGTTTTTCCCATCATTGCCCTATACACACGGGGAAGTGCGGGAAATTACGTGCTCTACAAAACAGGCGAGCGACCGTTTACCGACGTGGATCAGCAGCGACTGGAGCGGATCGGCACGAAATACCTCTTTATTCAGGTGGGCGATGCGCAGGCTGTGACCGGCTATCTGGAAAAAAACCTGTCCGCATTTCTGGACAACAAGGAGATCTCCGAGCGGACCAAGAACCTGATCCTCTACCAGACCTCCATGGATTTTGTCGCAGAGATGCTCGAATCTCCCCAGACCGTATCCGACAACCTGGAACGCTGCAGGAGCCTCGTCGGCAACCTGATGCGGCATATCGTCTCGACCAACTGCCTGTTGGAGGTCATGAAGGATGTGGCTTCTAGCGGGCTCTACATCCTCTCCCATTCAGTCAAGGTAGCGGCCGTCACCATGCTGGTGCATGAGAAAATCTTCAATATTAGCCATGACGAGATGCTTGACGTCGGGGTAGGGGCGATTCTCCATGACCTGGGGATGACTTTCATCTCCAGCGATATCCTGGACAAGCCGGAGGCTCTCTCCAATATCGAGTACTCGACGGTAAAGACCCATGCCCAGCGTGGCTACGATTTTTTGAGAAAGCATGGCGTTTTCAGCGAGGTCTCACTGGCCATCGTCAGGCATCATCACGAAAAGTGGGATGGTTCGGGATATCCCAGCAGGTTAAGGGGGGATTCCATTTCGCGTTCCGCCCAGGTGGCGGGGATTTGCGACATCTATTGCGCACTGATCTCGGACCGCCCGTACCGGAAGGCCTCCTCCTATGAAGAAGCCCTGCGGATCATGGAAAGCGAATCGGGAAGGAGTTTCAAGAAGGAGTTGTTCGAGCAGTTCCGCGCCATTGTCGATACCCAGAAAGGGTAA
- a CDS encoding histidine kinase encodes MSIPVMEGDDVRIIFGVGNKVEEYDDHDVVNIHLVANELQKIIRQRRTEESLRRLNEELERRVQERTAELSDKNAELQQAYNDLKTAQSQLLQQDKMASIGQLAAGVAHEINNPMGFIISNLSSLGRYVEKLSAYLDSGETILNDCESTLRERITLERHKYKVDRIREDLPDLISESLEGAERVRRIVMDLKRFSRNDGTVYAYADINDGLESALSIVWNELKYKATVTREYGQLPPVWCNIGQLNQVFLNLLVNAAHSIETRGEIRVETFAEDGSVRIAISDTGCGIPAENLNRIFDPFFTTKEVGKGTGLGLAIAYGIVVNKHCGTIFVASEIGKGSTFTINLPVKRRTASDEAEEP; translated from the coding sequence ATGAGCATCCCTGTGATGGAGGGTGACGACGTCAGGATCATCTTCGGGGTGGGGAACAAGGTCGAGGAGTACGACGATCACGATGTGGTCAATATTCACCTGGTTGCCAATGAACTGCAGAAGATCATCCGGCAGCGCCGCACAGAGGAGTCACTCCGGCGACTCAACGAAGAACTGGAGCGGCGCGTCCAGGAACGAACAGCCGAGCTCAGCGACAAAAACGCAGAATTGCAGCAGGCGTACAATGACCTCAAGACAGCCCAGTCGCAACTCCTGCAGCAGGACAAGATGGCTTCCATCGGCCAGTTGGCTGCAGGGGTGGCGCATGAGATCAACAACCCGATGGGATTCATCATCAGCAACCTGTCAAGTCTCGGCAGGTACGTGGAAAAATTGTCCGCCTACCTGGATTCGGGCGAAACAATACTGAACGACTGCGAATCGACGCTTAGGGAGCGTATCACCCTGGAACGGCATAAATACAAGGTTGACCGTATCCGCGAGGACTTGCCCGATCTCATCAGCGAGTCGCTGGAGGGGGCCGAACGGGTCCGCCGGATCGTTATGGATCTGAAGCGGTTTTCCCGCAACGACGGGACAGTGTATGCCTATGCAGATATCAATGACGGCCTGGAAAGCGCACTCTCCATCGTCTGGAACGAGCTGAAGTATAAAGCGACGGTAACCAGGGAATACGGCCAATTGCCCCCGGTCTGGTGCAATATCGGCCAGCTCAACCAGGTCTTTCTGAATCTTCTGGTGAACGCTGCCCATAGTATAGAAACAAGGGGGGAAATCCGGGTAGAGACCTTTGCCGAAGACGGCTCGGTGCGGATCGCCATCAGCGACACGGGTTGCGGCATCCCAGCGGAAAACCTGAACCGGATCTTCGATCCCTTCTTTACCACAAAAGAGGTCGGCAAAGGTACGGGGCTCGGGTTGGCCATTGCCTACGGCATTGTCGTCAACAAACATTGCGGCACCATCTTCGTTGCCAGCGAGATCGGCAAAGGCAGTACCTTTACCATCAACCTGCCGGTCAAACGACGCACTGCTTCTGACGAAGCAGAGGAGCCCTGA
- a CDS encoding SDR family oxidoreductase has protein sequence MRLTGKTALVTGAGRGLGRASAIALAREGADLVIMSRSPRELEETAMVIMQAGGTVVIQEGDAANPLDVRRVVETTVATFETVDILMNNAAVIGPVRNLHQVEPDAWQYAMNVNLTAPWLFAREVAPHMIRQKRGKIINVTSGLGEIVISPFGVYAIAKAGLIQMTRYLAEELKIHNIQVNGLDPAVMDTRMQEEIRGFGPAILGPDVFADFADMKERKRLLQPEEVAQLAVFLASEESDAVTGENGTESHYRGFGYRG, from the coding sequence ATGCGACTCACAGGAAAAACGGCACTCGTAACCGGTGCGGGGAGAGGTCTCGGTCGTGCCTCGGCGATCGCGCTGGCGAGGGAGGGGGCAGATCTGGTCATCATGAGCAGATCCCCTCGGGAACTCGAAGAAACCGCTATGGTCATCATGCAGGCAGGAGGAACGGTGGTAATCCAGGAGGGGGATGCGGCAAATCCGCTGGACGTGCGTCGGGTGGTGGAGACCACTGTGGCAACATTCGAGACGGTCGACATCCTGATGAACAATGCGGCAGTGATCGGTCCGGTCCGCAACCTTCACCAGGTCGAACCCGATGCCTGGCAGTACGCCATGAACGTCAACCTGACCGCCCCCTGGCTCTTTGCCAGAGAGGTGGCCCCGCACATGATCCGTCAGAAGCGGGGAAAGATCATCAATGTCACCTCTGGGCTGGGAGAGATCGTTATTTCCCCGTTCGGGGTCTACGCCATCGCCAAGGCAGGGCTCATCCAGATGACGCGCTATCTGGCGGAGGAACTGAAGATCCACAACATCCAGGTAAACGGACTCGACCCGGCTGTCATGGACACCCGGATGCAGGAGGAAATCCGCGGCTTCGGTCCGGCGATCCTCGGACCCGACGTCTTCGCCGATTTCGCGGACATGAAGGAGCGGAAAAGGTTGCTGCAGCCTGAAGAGGTCGCGCAGCTGGCAGTCTTCCTCGCATCTGAAGAGTCAGACGCGGTGACCGGCGAGAACGGCACGGAAAGCCACTACCGCGGGTTCGGCTACCGCGGCTAG